A single region of the Kwoniella botswanensis chromosome 1, complete sequence genome encodes:
- a CDS encoding 6-phosphogluconate dehydrogenase, decarboxylating 1 gives MSSDLADVGLIGLAVMGQNLILNMNDKGFKVCAYNRTTSKVDHFLANEAKGTNIIGAHSIQELCSKLQRPRRIILLVKAGQAVDDFIAQLEPYLEKGDIIIDGGNSHYPDSIRRTHELEAKGLLFVGSGVSGGEEGARNGPSLMPGGSDAAWPHIKEIFQKTAAQAQGEPCCDWVGETGSGHYVKMVHNGIEYGDMQLIAEAYDILKRGLDLDEAEIADIFEKWNTGVLDSFLIEITKDILKFNDTDGVPMVRKILDKAGQKGTGKWTAIDALDNGMPVTLIGEAVFARCLSAVKDERVRASKIIAAPERQPFQGDKQQFIDDLEQALYASKIISYAQGFMLMREAAKVNNWHLNNAGIAAMWRGGCIIKSVFLSDITAAYRENPELENLLVSPFFLNALAKAQPGWRRVIAQSTLWGIPIPAFTTALSFFDGYRTETLPANLIQAQRDFFGAHTFRVVPGYGNDHLKEGEDVHVKWTATSGNVSSSTYNA, from the exons ATGTCTTCTGATCT CGCCGACGTTGGTCTTATCGGTTTGGCCGTTATG GGTCAAAACTTGATCCTTAACATGAACGACAAAGGATTCAAGGTTTGTGCTTATAACCG AACCACCTCAAAAGTCGACCATTTCCTTGCCAACGAGGCTAAGG GAACCAACATCATCGGTGCCCACTCTATCCAAGAACTCTGCTCCAAACTCCAAAGACCTAGAAGAATCATCTTACTCGTTAAGGCCGGTCAAGCCGTTGACGATTTCATCGCTCAACTCGAACCTTACCTCGAAAAGggtgatatcatcattgacgGTGGTAACTCCCACTACCCCGATTCCATCCGAAGAACCCACGAACTCGAAGCCAAGGGTCTCTTGTTCGTCGGTTCAGGTGTCTCcggtggtgaggaaggtgcTAGAAATGGTCCTTCTTTGATGCCTGGTGGTTCCGATGCCGCCTGGCCTCACATCAAGGAAATCTTCC AAAAAACcgctgctcaagctcaaggtGAACCTTGTTGTGACTGGGTCGGTGAGACCGGTTCAGGACACTACGTCAAGATGGTCCACAACGGTATCGAATACGGAGATATGCAATTGATCGCCGAGGCTTACGATATCCTCAAGAGAGGTCTTGACCTCgacgaagctgagatcgCTGATATCTTCGAGAAG TGGAACACCGGTGTCCTCGACTCTTTCCTTAtcgaaatcaccaaagaTATCCTCAAATTCAACGATACCGACGGTGTCCCCATGGTCCGAAAGATCCTCGACAAGGCCGGTCAAAAAGGTACCGGTAAATGGACTGCCATCGATGCTCTCGACAACGGTATGCCAGTAACCCTTATCGGTGAAGCCGTGTTCGCTCGATGTCTCTCTGCCGTCAAGGACGAGCGAGTAAGAGCTTCCAAGATCATCGCTGCTCCTGAGAGACAACCATTCCAAGGTGACAAGCAACAATTCATCGA TGACCTCGAGCAAGCTCTTTACGCTTCCAAGATCATCTCTTACGCTCAAGGATTCATGCTTATGAGAGAGGCCGCCAAGGTCAACAACTGGCACTTGAACAATGCCGGTATCGCCGCCATGTGGAGAGGTGGATGTATCATCAAATCCGTTTTCCTTTCCGATATCACCGCCGCTTACCGAGAGAACCCAGAATTGGAGAACTTGTTGgtctctcccttcttcttgaacgcCTTGGCCAAGGCTCAACCAGGATGGAGACGAGTGATCGCTCAATCTACCCTCTGGGGTATCCCCATCCCCGCTTTCACCACTGCTCTCTCGTTCTTCGATGGATACAGGACTGAAACCCTCCCTGCCAACCTTATCCAAGCTCAACGAGACTTCTTCGGTGCTCACACTTTCCGAGTCGTTCCTGGATACGGTAACGATCACctcaaagaaggtgaagatgttCACGTTAAATGGACTGCTACTTCCGGTAAcgtctcttcctccacttaCAACGCTTAA
- a CDS encoding elongator complex protein 3 — translation MIAPPTSQSELHLLCVSAVVRDLIQAYNDASTSSKPIQQPNLTALRQKYAGKYGLRAVPRLTDVLAAVPEEWKDRLRGWLKAKPVRTASGVAVVAVMCKPHRCPHVAMTGNICVYCPGGPDSDFEYSTQSYTGYEPTSMRAIRARYDPYEQARGRVNQLKDLGHSVDKVEIIIMGGTFMSMPEDYRHKFAAGLHNALSGHVTDDIDEAVKFSEQSKIKCVGITIETRPDYCLKPHLSQMLRYGCTRLEIGVQSVYEDVARDTNRGHTVRAVSESFHMSKDAGYKIVAHMMPDLPNCGTERDIWQFQEFFENPAFRSDGLKLYPTLVIRGTGLYELWRTGKYKNYPPNALVDIVARIMALVPPWTRVYRVQRDIPMPLVSSGVENGNLRELALARMKDFGAECRDVRYREVGLHEIHNRIRPQDLELLRRDYSANGGWETFLSYEDPAQDILIGLLRLRKCSEDGTFRKELVGMEGGCSLVRELHVYGTAAPVHSRDPKKFQHQGIGTLLMEEAERIARDEHGSGRIAVISGVGTRDYYRRLGYFLDGPYMVKDLLY, via the exons aTGATAGCTCCACCAACCTCGCAGTCCGAACTACACCTCCTTTGCGTTTCAGCAGTCGTCCGAGACCTCATTCAAGCATATAACGATGCGtccacatcatccaaaccaATCCAACAGCCTAACCTCACCGCCCTCCGACAGAAGTACGCAGGGAAATATGGATTGAGGGCTGTACCTCGTCTGACGGACGTTTTGGCAGCTGTACcggaagaatggaaagataGATTGAGGGGTTGGCTGAAAGCTAAACCTGTTAGGACCGCTTCCGGTGTTGCAGTAGTAGCTGTCATGTGTAAACCCCATAGATGTCCTCATGTAGCTATGACTGGAAATATTTGTGT GTACTGTCCAGGTGGACCTGATTCGGATTTCGAATATTCCACTCAATCTTACACTGGTTACGAACCTACGTCTATGAGAGCGATTAGAGCGAGATATGATCCGTACGAACAAGCTAGAGGAAGAGtcaatcagctgaaggaTCTGGGTCATAGTGTTGATAAAGTTGAGATCAT CATCATGGGAGGAACCTTCATGTCCATGCCAGAAGACTATCGACACAAGTTCGCTGCAGGCTTGCACAACGCCTTAAGTGGACATGTAACAGATGATATAGACGAGGCTGTCAAATTCTCCGAACAGAGCAAGATCAAATGTGTAGGAATCACCATTGAGACACGTCCAGATTATTGTTTGAAACCCCACTTATCGCAAATGTTGAGATATGGATGTACGAGGTTGGAAATTGGGGTTCAGAGTGTTTACGAGGATGTAGCGAGAGATACCAATAGAGGTCATACGGTACGGGCGGTATCTGAATCGTTCCATATGTCAAAAGATGCTGGATATAAGATCGTGGCGCACATGATGCCGGATTTACCGAATTGTGGGACAGAGAGGGATATATGGCAGTTCCAG GAATTCTTCGAGAACCCAGCTTTCAGATCAGACGGTCTGAAACTTTATCCAACTCTAGTGATTAGGGGTACAG GTCTATACGAACTATGGCGAACTGGAAAATACAAGAATTACCCACCGAATGCATTGGTAGATATCGTAGCTAGAATTATGGCTTTGGTACCACCTTGGACCCGAGTCTACAGAGTACAGAGGGATATACCCATGCCTCTGGTTTCTTCAGGTGTAGAGAACGGTAATTTGAGGGAGTTGGCTTTGGcaaggatgaaggatttcGGTGCGGAATGTAGGGATGTAAGGTATAGGGAAGTaggg CTCCACGAGATCCATAACAGGATTCGACCACAGGATCTCGAACTTCTCCGAAGGGATTACTCGGCCAATGGAGGTTGGGAGACGTTCTTATCGTACGAAGATCCAGCTCAGGATATCTTGATCGgtctgttgaggttgagaaaATGTTCTGAAGATGGTACGTTCAGAAAGGAGTTGGTGGGTATGGAAGGAGGATGTAGTCTGGTCCGAGAACTG CATGTTTACGGTACAGCCGCGCCTGTTCATTCGCGTGATCCGAAGAAATTCCAACATCAAGGTATAGGAACGTTGCTCATGGAAGAGGCAGAGAGAATAGCGAGGGATGAGCACGGCAGTGGGAGGATTGCGGTTATTTCGG GTGTTGGGACGAGAGATTATTATAGACGATTGGGTTATTTCCTTGATGGCCCATATATGGTTAAAGATTTATTGTATTAG
- a CDS encoding calcium/proton exchanger, whose product MISPAVVEPEPEPDIEGFTPSSLHTHTNSQQPIVHSQQQINNVTPSGEEQKIHNDQDALTKSIGPNQDDGLLTNTPGGKSGGGGGGGILKQPGSRSSSFARTILKPRSNRGHSRMPSITITDTGNTNEKTQEQGQGQVRQSVDDDRTDFSPPARSSSAPNLGGKGRLAPLKSLSVSIPLPPKRGPPEGEVEHIKKTFIEPTWKESFRNTIKSQPFLVAMPVLLPISWALHLTHQDSVAVFVTSLIAIVPLAGGLGFATEELAHRVGEAWGGLLNASFGNAVELLIAILALVKGDIDIVQASMVGSILSNVLLVLGMSYFAGGLRFHEQLYTVIGAQMHISLLGLSLLAIVLPAAYHVAYPNVRNVVTDTRSGLQPEGEELQNLLKMSRGLSFILLAVYGMFLTFQLYTHAYLFRIPKEKVAHPLPGPAPHHEHVFPRPHWVSSIADSSSSSSSSSSSGSSIRSGRSGHSPFKRFRRFSVSSKKDRKQARDGAEADTEDNTVIGSAPTSHAGEKTLSPTVTRQSPTVTTASPVVTRSNTDEDYLQPPPINDDRDIEAASVSSSRNVIIDEDGTVHVQPKVKFWFALGMLTIVTGLAGFTAECLVDSIDGLTETGNVSREFVGLILLPVIGNSVEHITAVTVSVKDKLNLSMSIAVGSSIQVSLCLLPILVLIGWAIGQPMLLFFDNFETITLVVSLLLVNFAIADGRTNYLEGFVMMMAYLSIALVCWFYDPAV is encoded by the exons ATGATCAGTCCTGCAGTCgttgaacctgaacctgaacccGATATAGAGGGCTTTACTCCCTCTTCATTACATACTCATACCAACAGCCAACAACCTATTGTACATAGTCAACAGCAAATCAACAACGTTACTCCTTCTGGAGAAGAACAGAAGATTCacaatgatcaagatgctCTCACCAAGTCGATTGGACCCAATCAAGATGATGGACTGCTCACAAACACTCCAGGTGGCAAAtccggtggtggtggtggtggtgggataCTCAAACAACCAGGATCGAGATCGTCATCATTTGCCAGGACTATCTTGAAGCCTAGATCGAATCGAGGTCACTCTAGAATGCCATCAATCACTATCACCGATACCGGTAATACCAACGAGAAAACTCAAGagcaaggacaaggacaagtACGTCAATCGGTCGACGATGATAGGACCGATTTCAGTCCTCCAGCTAGATCAAGCTCTGCACCTAATCTAGGAGGTAAGGGTAGATTGGCCCCACTCAAAAGCTTATCGGTATCTATCCCTTTGCCACCCAAACGAGGACCACCCGAGGGCGAGGTGGAACATATCAAGAAGACTTTCATTGAGCCTACTTGGAAGGAAAGCTTCAGG AACACCATCAAATCTCAACCTTTCTTGGTGGCCATGCCTGTCCTGCTACCGATTTCTTGGGCATTACATCTCACTCACCAAGACTCAGTGGCCGTCTTCGTTACCTCCTTAATTGCCATCGTTCCTCTTGCTGGTGGTTTAGGTTTTGC CACTGAAGAACTTGCTCATCGAGTCGGTGAAGCGTGGGGTGGCCTCCTTAACGCTTCGTTCGG TAACGCCGTCGAATTGCTCATTGCCATTCTCGCTTTGGTCAAGGGTGATATCGACATCGTGCAAGCTTCTATGGTTGGAAGTATCCTCAGTAATG TCCTTCTCGTCTTGGGTATGAGTTATTTC GCCGGTGGTCTTCGATTCCACGAACAATTATATACGGTCATCGGTGCTCAAATGCACATCTCCCTCTTGGGTCTCTCG CTACTTGCAATTGTCCTTCCCGCTGCTTATCACGTGGCTTATCCCAACGTGCGAAATGTCGTGACCGATACACGATCAGGCCTTCAACcagaaggtgaagagctTCAAAATCTACTCAAAATGTCTCGAGGACTGAGTTTCATCTTGTTGGCCGTGTACGGAATGTTCCTTACCTTCCAACTGTACA CCCACGCATACTTGTTCCGGATACCCAAAGAAAAGGTCGCGCACCCACTTCCTGGTCCTGCACCTCATCACGAACACGTGTTCCCTAGACCTCATTGGGTGTCGTCCATCGCCGATTcgtcctcatcgtcctcttcatcgtcttcttctgggTCATCCATCCGATCCGGAAGATCAGGACATTCTCCATTCAAGAGATTCAGAAGGTTCAGCGTCTCGTCCAAAAAGGATAGAAAACAAGCTCGTGATGGTGCCGAGGCCGATACTGAGGATAATACCGTTATCGGCAGTGCCCCGACTTCTCACGCCGGTGAAAAGACATTATCACCGACGGTAACAAGACAAAGCCCGACTGTCACTACTGCCTCGCCTGTTGTAACAAGAAGTaatacagatgaagattacCTTCAACCACCGCCCATCAACGATGATAGGGATATCGAGGCGGCGTCAGTCTCGTCTTCGCGCAAcgtcatcatcgatgaggatggtaCTGTTCACGTCCAACCCAAGGTGAAATTCTGGTTCGCCCTAGGAATGTTAACTATCGTTACTGGTTTGGCCGGGTTTACCGCTGAATGTCTGGTTGATTCCATCGATGGGTTGACTGAGACTGGAAATGTATCGAGGGAGTTTGTCGGTCTGATCTTATTGCCTGTTATCG GTAATTCCGTGGAACATATCACAGCCGTCACTGTATCAGTGAAAGATAAACTAAACTTATCCATGTCTATCGCTGTGGGATCCTCAATCCAAGTTTCACTCTGTCTGTTACCTATCTTGGTATTGATAGGTTGGGCAATTGGTCAACCAATGTTATTGTTCTTCGATAATTTCGAAAC TATCACTTTGGTCGTCTCACTGCTTTTGGTCAATTTCGCAATTGCAGATGGACGAACCAACTATCTGGAAGGTTTCGTCATGATGATGGCTTATTTGTCTATCGCTTTGGTTTGTTG GTTCTACGACCCAGCTGTCTAA
- a CDS encoding glutamate-tRNA ligase: protein MRTTSVSLIRAISPKSTICKRCHSTSTSSKIPTPARLRFAPSPTGHLHLGGLRTALFNHLLARKWKGKWILRIEDTDRTRFTEGAVDSLRGSLEWAGLDYDEGVGIGGKHGPYTQSERLDIYHHYTKELLSRNEAYECFCSPNELEAIKVSLKQQGMRHSYDGRCRHITDEERIRKKKAGERFVVRYKSSSESMDIPPDLIFGDNQPSAPTAGFDDFVLMKSDGWPTYHLASVVDDHLMEISHVLRGEEWLPSIPKHHSLYKAFGWTPPKFAHLPLLCNPDGTKLSKRKGDTFVEHYMKQGYEPSALLNFLALMGWDYHSALSSKTTLDPHIRNDGHSLYELFTMDQLIEAFDITHIAHRKAAVNQSKLDFLNKMTLRRMAGRLGNDGVMVNSGKISHDNGIQGEREGLIMRFQQGLKDEKVLKGCEWVEDVEYVEKVFDAELPRTTILTEMPMHSIFYFLPPTYTCHESQSMLKDLTPRLYCQYVSLFADTLQQSASSSSSTTLNEDLVWDVIHRLLDQLGIDRKPKLLVPIRHALTERKKGPSIPELITILGLDETLSRLRRGVEYVRELDQSNKRKQDQVE, encoded by the exons ATGAGGACCACTAGTGTGTCTCTTATCCGAGCGATCTCACCAAAATCAACGATATGTAAACGATGTCATTCCACATCGACCAGCTCGAAAATTCCAACGCCTGCAAGATTACGATTTGCTCCCTCGCCTACAGGTCACTTACATCTCGGAGGTCTACGAACGGCATTATTTAACCATCTACTAGCTAGAAAATGGAAAGGGAAGTGGATATTGAGGATAGAAGATACAGATAGG ACCAGGTTTACGGAAGGTGCTGTAGATAGCTTGAGGGGATCTTTGGAATGGGCTGGACTGGATTATGATGAAG GGGTCGGAATAGGTGGGAAGCATGGACCGTACACTCAA TCGGAAAGACtggatatatatcatcattataccAAGGAACTCTTATCA CGAAATGAAGCATACGAATGTTTCTGCTCGCCCAACGAATtggaagctatcaaagtATCGTTGAAACAGCAGGGAATGAGACACAGCTACGATGGACGATGTAGGCATATcacagatgaagagagaataCGGAAAAAGAAAGCTGGGGAAAGATTCGTTGTGAGATACAAA TCCTCATCCGAATCGATGGACATCCCTcccgatctcatcttcggcGATAATCAGCCTTCAGCGCCTACAGcaggatttgatgatttcgtaTTGATGAAATCTGATGGATGGCCTACATATCATCTGGCAAGtgtggtagatgatcatttGATGGAAATAAGTCATGTTTTACGGGGTGAG GAATGGCTACCATCTATACCGAAACATCATTCCCTTTACAAAGCATTTGGATGGACCCCACCGAAATTCGCTCATCTTCCTTTACTATGTAATCCAGATGGTACCAAGTTAAGTAAGAGGAAAGGTGATACATTCGTAGAGCATTACATG AAACAAGGCTACGAACCCTCTGCTCTCTTAAATTTCCTAGCCTTAATGGGATGGGACTATCATTCAGCCCTATCATCCAAAACCACTCTAGATCCTCATATCCGCAACGATGGTCATTCCCTATACGAACTGTTCACAATGGATCAATTGATAGAAGCGTTCGACATCACACATATAGCACATAGGAAAGCGGCTGTGAATCAGTCAAAGTTGGATTTCCTGAATAAGATGACGTTGAGGAGAATGGCTGGTAGATTAGGCAATGATGGAGTGATGGTGAATAGTGGGAAAATCTCCCATGACAATGGGATTCAGGGTGAAAGAGAGGGTTTGATAATGAGGTTTCAGCAGGGTttgaaggatgagaaagttttgaagggatg CGAATGGGTGGAGGATGTAGAGTATGTCGAAAAAGTATTCGATGCTGAACTA CCCCGTACCACCATCCTCACCGAGATGCCGATGCATTCGATATTCTATTTCCTACCTCCCACATATACATGCCACGAATCACAGTCGATGTTGAAAGATCTCACACCGAGGTTATACT GTCAATATGTATCCTTGTTCGCAGATACACTCCAACAATCCGCTAGTAGCAGTTCCTCTACGACACTGAACGAGGATTTAGTATGGGATGTGATTCATAGATTATTAGATCAATTGGGTATAGATAGGAAACCGAAATTGTTGGTTCCGATAAGACATGCTTTGACAGAGAGGAAA AAAGGACCTAGTATACCTGAATTGATAACGATCTTGGGATTAGACGAAACTCTATCAAGATTGAGGAGAGGTGTTGAATACGTTAGAGAATTAGATCAATCTAACAAACGGAAGCAAGATCAAGTAGAGTGA